The Chloroflexus aggregans DSM 9485 genome segment CTATACACGTGGACGCCGATATTACCGACACCGACGAATTCTGCCGTGCGGTTACGGTCGTCTATCCTCAGCAGCGCCATTACTGCACCACGGCTACCGGCGAGGGCGCGATCGGCACGTTGCATCAAGTCATTCAGATCAAGGTTCGGATGGCGCTCTAATACGGTGACTGCACGGCGAGCTGCGTCGGCAGCCGCGTCACCGCCGCCCAACCCGTCGATCACCGACACAAGCACCTGATCGGTATCGTATGGTAAGACAAGATAGGCATCACCGCTCACGTGCTGGCCTAGTTTCGGGCGTAATGCCGCTCCCCACGTAATCGTCATACTGCCTCATCAACGGTGGCTTGTCCGCCATTTCACCGCCCGGACCGTCGTTCCGACGCCGGGTGTCGAATCAATATGAAAGTCATCCATCAACCGGCGTACTCCGGGCAACCCCGCGCCGAGTGAATGGATCGTGCTGTAGCCATCACGCAAGGCCAGCTCGACATCGGGGATGCCGGGACCGGTATCGCGTGACTCTACGGCCAGCCCGATCTGGGCGGGATCACGATGAACTTGGGTAAGCGTGATCTCACCGCCACCGGCGTGACGAATCAGATTGTGCGCCAGTTCGAGAATGCAGATTTCGATCCGAGTACGGTCGGTCTCACTAAATTGTAGTTCGTTAGCGAGTCGGCGACCGGCACTCAGCGCAACATAGACATCTGCTTCACGCTGAATGCGAAACGTTATCGATTCCATGCCCTTCATTATACCGGAATTCGGAGAAAGGGGGTGTAACCATACGACTACTTTGCCCGACGTGGTAAGCGTAATTCGGCACTATCCATCACAATCGTGACCGGGCCATCGTTGACGAGAGCAACCTGCATCATAGCACCAAAGACGCCGGTGGCAACCGGGATGCCGTATGTACGTAGCGCTGTGGTGAACGTATCGACCAGAGGAGCAGCGATTTCGGGTCGGGCAGCGGCGGTAAAACTCGGACGGCGGCCCTTGCGGGTGTCGGCATAGAGGGTAAACTGCGACACGACCAAGGCTGCGCCACCGGTATCGAGCAGCGAGAGATTAAATTTGCCTTCTTCATCGCTAAAAATACGAAGATGGGCGATCTTTTCGGCAAGGAGCGCAACATCGTCGAGCGTATCGGTCTGGTTGACACCTAATAGAATAAGGAGACCGGGGCCAATCGCTCCTACAACTTGACCGGCTACCGTCACCGATGCTTCGGTGACACGCTGAATGACGGCACGCATTATTCCTCCTCAACTGGGACGGCAAACACCAGGCGACCGGTTTGGGTTTGGTGAAT includes the following:
- a CDS encoding SpoIIE family protein phosphatase is translated as MTITWGAALRPKLGQHVSGDAYLVLPYDTDQVLVSVIDGLGGGDAAADAARRAVTVLERHPNLDLNDLMQRADRALAGSRGAVMALLRIDDRNRTAEFVGVGNIGVHVYSNLVIKPISKNGIVGYRLPQLLRLTYTYNSGDIFVLYSDGITSRFVTEPPPDLRQPPQQIAEEILTRFGKENDDATVVVVRCE
- a CDS encoding anti-sigma regulatory factor, translated to MESITFRIQREADVYVALSAGRRLANELQFSETDRTRIEICILELAHNLIRHAGGGEITLTQVHRDPAQIGLAVESRDTGPGIPDVELALRDGYSTIHSLGAGLPGVRRLMDDFHIDSTPGVGTTVRAVKWRTSHR
- the dtd gene encoding D-aminoacyl-tRNA deacylase → MRAVIQRVTEASVTVAGQVVGAIGPGLLILLGVNQTDTLDDVALLAEKIAHLRIFSDEEGKFNLSLLDTGGAALVVSQFTLYADTRKGRRPSFTAAARPEIAAPLVDTFTTALRTYGIPVATGVFGAMMQVALVNDGPVTIVMDSAELRLPRRAK